A DNA window from Drosophila virilis strain 15010-1051.87 chromosome 4, Dvir_AGI_RSII-ME, whole genome shotgun sequence contains the following coding sequences:
- the Eaat2 gene encoding excitatory amino acid transporter isoform X1: MEKSEKFSDYLFTKMGPSNMTAAVHGTELPPKTTERSDAPIELTGYRKWLCDNLMLLVTLSGVMLGVILGLSLRPLHLHEDSIMLISYPGELFMRVLKLMILPLVISSLIAGSASLNAKMNGKIALRTLFYFASTSLFNAALGIALVLLIHPGNPDLHSADDHASDRRAVKLLDSLLDLGRNVFPDNLFQASIQQAHTVYLPKPSVVHSPNETVTNDTAAALLHGVEAQRQLPELEEVVLVRDVQYRSGTNTLGIVFFCLVFGTVLGTIGQKGQVVVDFFAAVFEVIMKMVTCVMWLTPVGISSVIAGKILSVDNLSLVMAQLVWFIITVAIGVVIYQFIVMQFIYFVFVRRNPFKFYAGLIEAMLTAFATASTAAALPLTFRCMNEKLRIDPRITRFVLPIGCNINMDGTALFIAVASIFIAQMSGMVLGFGELLTVLLTSTAASMSSASVPSAALVLLLVVLTAIDAPVQDVTLLFAVDWFVDRIRTTNNMLGDCYAAAVVEELSRKELMALDAAAVNYQDLPAGTPNGLHVGLLEGQTELESPGKCQLNDAVVVDMNAVMNNVNLQQEQSNRRV, translated from the exons ATGGAAAAGTCTGAGAAATTTTCAGATTACCTCTTCACCAAAATGGGTCCATCGAATATGACGGCAGCCGTGCACGGCACCGAGCTGCCACCGAAGACCACGGAGCGCAGCGATGCCCCCATCGAGTTGACCGGATATCGCAAATGGCTCTGCGATAATCTCATGCTCCTCGTCACGCTCTCCGGCGTCATGCTGGGCGTCATTCTGG GCCTCTCGTTGCGTCCGCTGCATCTGCACGAGGACTCTATCATGCTGATCTCGTATCCGGGCGAGCTGTTCATGCGCGTGCTGAAGCTAATGATTCTGCCGTTGGTAATCTCCAGCCTGATTGCCGGCTCGGCCAGCTTGAATGCCAAGATGAATGGCAAAATTGCGCTGCGCACGCTCTTCTATTTTGCCAGCACCTCGCTGTTCAACGCGGCGCTGGGCATTGCTCTGGTGCTGCTTATCCATCCGGGTAATCCGGATTTGCACAGTGCGGACGATCATGCGTCGGACAGGCGGGCGGTCAAATTGTTGGATAGCCTCTTGGATTTGGGCAG AAACGTATTTCCGGACAACCTATTCCAGGCATCGATACAGCAGGCGCACACCGTCTACTTGCCCAAGCCGAGCGTGGTCCACAGCCCGAATGAAACGGTGACAAATGATACGGCTGCGGCGCTGTTGCATGGCGTGGAGGCGCAAAGACAGCTGCCGGAACTGGAGGAGGTGGTGCTGGTGCGGGACGTACAATATCGCAGCGGCACAAATACTTTGGGCATTGTGTTCTTTTGTCTTGTGTTTGGCACCGTACTGGGCACCATCGGGCAGAAGGGTCAGGTCGTTGTGGACTTCTTTGCGGCCGTCTTCGAGGTGATCATGAAAATGGTGACGTGCGTCATGTGGCTGACACCGGTGGGCATCAGTTCGGTCATCGCTGGCAAAATACTGAGTGTAGATAATCTGAGTCTGGTGATGGCGCAGCTCGTTTGGTTCATCATAACTGTGGCCATCGGTGTGGTGATCTACCAGTTCATTGTGATGCAGTTCATCTACTTTGTTTTCGTGCGACGCAATCCCTTCAAGTTCTACGCGGGCCTCATTGAGGCCATGCTAACCGCATTTGCCACCGCATCAAC CGCCGCCGCCTTGCCGCTCACATTCCGCTGCATGAACGAGAAGCTGCGCATCGATCCGCGCATCACACGCTTCGTCCTGCCCATTGGCTGCAACATCAACATGGATGGCACCGCTCTCTTCATAGCCGTCGCCTCCATCTTTATAGCCCAGATGAGCGGCATGGTACTCGGCTTTGGCGAACTCCTCACCGTCCTGCTCACCTCCACGGCGGCCTCCATGAGCTCGGCCAGCGTACCGAGCGCGGCTCTGGTCCTGCTTCTAGTTGTCCTAACCGCCATTGATGCACCCGTTCAGGATGTGACGCTGCTCTTCGCCGTGGATTGGTTTGT AGATCGCATTCGCACCACCAACAACATGCTCGGGGATTGCTatgccgccgccgtcgtcgAGGAGCTGTCCCGCAAGGAGTTGATGGCTCTGGATGCCGCTGCTGTCAATTATCAG GATCTGCCCGCTGGCACGCCCAATGGACTGCATGTTGGCCTGCTCGAGGGTCAAACGGAGCTGGAATCGCCCGGCAAATGCCAGTTGAACGATGCTGTCGTCGTGGACATGAACGCCGTCATGAACAATGTGAATctgcagcaggagcagagCAATCGACGGGTCTAA
- the Eaat2 gene encoding excitatory amino acid transporter isoform X2 yields MGPSNMTAAVHGTELPPKTTERSDAPIELTGYRKWLCDNLMLLVTLSGVMLGVILGLSLRPLHLHEDSIMLISYPGELFMRVLKLMILPLVISSLIAGSASLNAKMNGKIALRTLFYFASTSLFNAALGIALVLLIHPGNPDLHSADDHASDRRAVKLLDSLLDLGRNVFPDNLFQASIQQAHTVYLPKPSVVHSPNETVTNDTAAALLHGVEAQRQLPELEEVVLVRDVQYRSGTNTLGIVFFCLVFGTVLGTIGQKGQVVVDFFAAVFEVIMKMVTCVMWLTPVGISSVIAGKILSVDNLSLVMAQLVWFIITVAIGVVIYQFIVMQFIYFVFVRRNPFKFYAGLIEAMLTAFATASTAAALPLTFRCMNEKLRIDPRITRFVLPIGCNINMDGTALFIAVASIFIAQMSGMVLGFGELLTVLLTSTAASMSSASVPSAALVLLLVVLTAIDAPVQDVTLLFAVDWFVDRIRTTNNMLGDCYAAAVVEELSRKELMALDAAAVNYQDLPAGTPNGLHVGLLEGQTELESPGKCQLNDAVVVDMNAVMNNVNLQQEQSNRRV; encoded by the exons ATGGGTCCATCGAATATGACGGCAGCCGTGCACGGCACCGAGCTGCCACCGAAGACCACGGAGCGCAGCGATGCCCCCATCGAGTTGACCGGATATCGCAAATGGCTCTGCGATAATCTCATGCTCCTCGTCACGCTCTCCGGCGTCATGCTGGGCGTCATTCTGG GCCTCTCGTTGCGTCCGCTGCATCTGCACGAGGACTCTATCATGCTGATCTCGTATCCGGGCGAGCTGTTCATGCGCGTGCTGAAGCTAATGATTCTGCCGTTGGTAATCTCCAGCCTGATTGCCGGCTCGGCCAGCTTGAATGCCAAGATGAATGGCAAAATTGCGCTGCGCACGCTCTTCTATTTTGCCAGCACCTCGCTGTTCAACGCGGCGCTGGGCATTGCTCTGGTGCTGCTTATCCATCCGGGTAATCCGGATTTGCACAGTGCGGACGATCATGCGTCGGACAGGCGGGCGGTCAAATTGTTGGATAGCCTCTTGGATTTGGGCAG AAACGTATTTCCGGACAACCTATTCCAGGCATCGATACAGCAGGCGCACACCGTCTACTTGCCCAAGCCGAGCGTGGTCCACAGCCCGAATGAAACGGTGACAAATGATACGGCTGCGGCGCTGTTGCATGGCGTGGAGGCGCAAAGACAGCTGCCGGAACTGGAGGAGGTGGTGCTGGTGCGGGACGTACAATATCGCAGCGGCACAAATACTTTGGGCATTGTGTTCTTTTGTCTTGTGTTTGGCACCGTACTGGGCACCATCGGGCAGAAGGGTCAGGTCGTTGTGGACTTCTTTGCGGCCGTCTTCGAGGTGATCATGAAAATGGTGACGTGCGTCATGTGGCTGACACCGGTGGGCATCAGTTCGGTCATCGCTGGCAAAATACTGAGTGTAGATAATCTGAGTCTGGTGATGGCGCAGCTCGTTTGGTTCATCATAACTGTGGCCATCGGTGTGGTGATCTACCAGTTCATTGTGATGCAGTTCATCTACTTTGTTTTCGTGCGACGCAATCCCTTCAAGTTCTACGCGGGCCTCATTGAGGCCATGCTAACCGCATTTGCCACCGCATCAAC CGCCGCCGCCTTGCCGCTCACATTCCGCTGCATGAACGAGAAGCTGCGCATCGATCCGCGCATCACACGCTTCGTCCTGCCCATTGGCTGCAACATCAACATGGATGGCACCGCTCTCTTCATAGCCGTCGCCTCCATCTTTATAGCCCAGATGAGCGGCATGGTACTCGGCTTTGGCGAACTCCTCACCGTCCTGCTCACCTCCACGGCGGCCTCCATGAGCTCGGCCAGCGTACCGAGCGCGGCTCTGGTCCTGCTTCTAGTTGTCCTAACCGCCATTGATGCACCCGTTCAGGATGTGACGCTGCTCTTCGCCGTGGATTGGTTTGT AGATCGCATTCGCACCACCAACAACATGCTCGGGGATTGCTatgccgccgccgtcgtcgAGGAGCTGTCCCGCAAGGAGTTGATGGCTCTGGATGCCGCTGCTGTCAATTATCAG GATCTGCCCGCTGGCACGCCCAATGGACTGCATGTTGGCCTGCTCGAGGGTCAAACGGAGCTGGAATCGCCCGGCAAATGCCAGTTGAACGATGCTGTCGTCGTGGACATGAACGCCGTCATGAACAATGTGAATctgcagcaggagcagagCAATCGACGGGTCTAA